A window from Telopea speciosissima isolate NSW1024214 ecotype Mountain lineage chromosome 8, Tspe_v1, whole genome shotgun sequence encodes these proteins:
- the LOC122670551 gene encoding uncharacterized protein LOC122670551: MGKNGFVLALILMGLLGCISSASATDLAKIVSGFVSNSFSALLKWLWSLKATTKTAISGRPMVKFESGYSVETVFDGSKLGILPFAVEVSPSGELLVLDSVNSKIYKISSPLSRYSRSKLVAGSPEGYSGHVDGKLREARMNQPKGLTADDRGNIYIADTMNMAIRKISDAGVTTIAGGKWSRAGGYVDGPSEDAKFSNDFDVVYVGSSCSLLVIDRGDQAIREIQLHFDDCAYQYGSGFPLGIAVLVAAGFFGYMLALLQRRVGTMVSSQNDSISGKISFPSSPYQKPLKSLVRPPLIPTVDETEKQEEGFFGSLGKLFLNTGAAVAEIFGALFSGFRRKPLTNQLQQQHQQQLKRQNAWPLQESFVIPDEDEPPTIETRTPTPRKTYAFMTKDSEKTNHFRQSRAFYSGWDGEYQQQQQQQQQQHHQRQYSSGLKTYYEQSYETTNEIVFGAVQEQAGRREAVVIKAVDYGEPIYDHRNVRSRGHYMGYAHGY; encoded by the exons ATGGGAAAGAATGGATTTGTTTTGGCTCTCATACTCATGGGTTTGCTCGGATGTATCTCATCAGCTTCAGCCACTGATCTTGCTA AAATTGTTAGTGGGTTTGTTTCCAATTCTTTCTCTGCTCTTCTAAAATGGTTGTGGTCACTTAAAGCAACTACCAAAACTG CGATTTCTGGCCGTCCGATGGTGAAATTCGAAAGTGGTTACAGTGTAGAGACGGTATTCGATGGGAGTAAGCTTGGAATCTTGCCGTTCGCAGTTGAGGTTTCACCCAGCGGAGAGCTTCTGGTTTTGGACTCTGTTAACAGTAAAATTTACAAGATATCCTCACCATTGTCACGCT ACAGCAGGTCAAAACTGGTTGCTGGATCGCCTGAAGGTTACTCTGGACATGTGGATGGGAAGCTTAGAGAAGCAAGGATGAACCAACCAAAGGGACTTACTGCGGATGATAGGGGAAATATTTACATAGCAGACACTATGAACATGGCAATCAGGAAGATCAGTGATGCAG GGGTTACAACAATTGCAGGAGGAAAATGGAGCCGTGCAGGGGGCTATGTTGATGGGCCAAGTGAAGATGCAAAGTTTTCCAACGATTTTGATGTTGTTTATGTTGGAAGCAGCTGCTCTCTTCTTGTCATAGACAGAGGAGACCAGGCTATTCGAGAGATACAGCTGCATTTCGATGACTGTGCCTACCAATATGGGAGTGGTTTTCCTTTAG GGATTGCTGTGCTGGTTGCTGCTGGCTTCTTTGGTTATATGTTGGCTTTGCTCCAAAGGAGAGTGGGTACGATGGTCTCTTCCCAGAAC GATTCCATAAGTGGTAAAATAAGCTTTCCGTCGAGTCCATATCAGAAGCCACTGAAATCATTAGTCAGGCCACCATTAATCCCCACTGTTGATGAAacagagaagcaagaagaaggctTCTTTGGTTCACTTGGGAAGCTTTTCCTCAATACTGGTGCCGCTGTGGCAGAAATATTTGGGGCGTTGTTCTCAGGTTTTAGAAGAAAGCCACTGACCAATCAACTGCAACAGCAGCACCAGCAACAGCTAAAGCGCCAAAATGCTTGGCCTTTGCAAGAAAGTTTTGTGATACCTGATGAAGATGAGCCACCGACTATAGAAACAAGAACTCCAACCCCAAGGAAGACCTATGCCTTCATGACCAAGGACTCAGAGAAGACCAACCATTTCCGGCAAAGTCGAGCTTTCTATAGTGGTTGGGATGGTGAAtatcagcaacaacaacagcagcagcagcagcaacatcaTCAGAGACAATACTCATCTGGCCTGAAAACATACTATGAGCAGAGTTACGAGACTACCAATGAGATTGTGTTTGGAGCAGTTCAGGAACAAGCTGGTCGACGTGAAGCAGTGGTGATAAAGGCTGTGGACTATGGAGAGCCTATTTATGATCATCGCAATGTCCGGTCTCGTGGCCATTATATGGGTTATGCTCATGGCTATTAA